A section of the Microbulbifer pacificus genome encodes:
- a CDS encoding aldehyde dehydrogenase family protein yields the protein MTDLKSLPTHKLYINGEWRDSKGGNLHAVINPATEEVVCEVIQGTLEDVDDAVAAAKSAFKEWRHSRAAKRQALLHAIADGMEARKPDLIAAVSQALGCPPHITEWLHIDGPIYAMRYFADRAAVMEETETAGHSLVLKEPVGVCGFITPWNYPLHQFVGKVAPALAAGCTMVQKPSEITPLQDYVMAEIIDAAGLPPGVFNLVPGAGPVVGAALSSHVDIDMVSFTGSTRAGIEVARAAAPTVKRVTQELGGKSPFIITPEADLEAAVRWGCEDVFINSGQTCTALTRMLVPAERYEEAVAIAKKVAEEVAMGTDENAFMGPLSSARQRDIVRGYIKKGIDEGARLVTGGADTPEGFTTGFYVKPTVFADVDNDMAIAREEIFGPVTCLIPYRDMNEAIAIANDTQYGLSSGVWAKDAEAAMPIVRLLEAGLCFVNGGEFNYDAPFGGVKRSGNGREFGNAGLDEFIELKSVQLPA from the coding sequence CCCTGGAGGACGTGGACGACGCGGTGGCCGCGGCAAAATCCGCGTTCAAGGAATGGCGCCACAGCCGCGCCGCCAAACGCCAGGCCCTGCTGCACGCCATTGCCGACGGTATGGAAGCGCGCAAGCCGGACCTGATCGCCGCGGTATCCCAGGCGCTCGGCTGCCCGCCCCACATCACCGAGTGGCTGCATATCGATGGTCCCATCTATGCCATGCGCTACTTCGCGGACCGCGCCGCGGTCATGGAAGAGACCGAGACGGCCGGCCACTCGCTGGTGCTGAAAGAGCCCGTCGGCGTGTGCGGGTTTATCACCCCCTGGAACTACCCCCTGCACCAGTTTGTGGGCAAGGTGGCACCGGCACTGGCGGCGGGTTGCACCATGGTCCAGAAGCCATCGGAAATCACTCCGCTGCAGGACTATGTCATGGCGGAAATCATCGACGCCGCCGGCCTGCCGCCAGGAGTGTTCAATCTGGTCCCGGGGGCCGGCCCGGTTGTCGGCGCCGCACTCTCCAGTCACGTGGATATCGATATGGTGTCGTTCACCGGCTCCACCCGTGCCGGTATCGAGGTGGCGAGAGCCGCGGCACCAACGGTCAAACGGGTAACCCAGGAGCTGGGCGGCAAGTCGCCGTTTATCATCACCCCCGAGGCAGACCTGGAGGCCGCAGTGCGCTGGGGCTGCGAGGACGTGTTCATCAATAGCGGACAGACCTGCACAGCGCTCACCCGCATGCTGGTGCCCGCGGAGCGCTACGAGGAAGCGGTTGCCATCGCGAAAAAAGTCGCGGAAGAAGTGGCCATGGGCACCGATGAAAATGCCTTTATGGGCCCGCTCTCCTCTGCCCGCCAGCGCGACATCGTGCGCGGTTATATCAAGAAAGGTATCGACGAAGGCGCTCGCCTGGTCACCGGCGGCGCGGATACACCGGAGGGCTTCACCACAGGCTTTTACGTGAAACCCACGGTATTTGCCGACGTCGACAACGATATGGCCATCGCCCGCGAGGAAATCTTCGGCCCGGTCACCTGCCTGATTCCGTACCGCGACATGAACGAGGCGATCGCCATCGCCAACGACACCCAGTACGGCCTTTCCAGCGGCGTGTGGGCGAAGGATGCCGAAGCGGCGATGCCCATCGTGCGCCTACTGGAGGCGGGGCTCTGCTTCGTCAACGGCGGCGAGTTCAATTACGACGCTCCCTTCGGCGGTGTGAAGCGATCCGGCAATGGGCGCGAATTTGGCAATGCCGGCCTGGACGAGTTTATTGAACTGAAATCCGTGCAGCTCCCCGCATAA